A section of the Hirschia baltica ATCC 49814 genome encodes:
- a CDS encoding tetratricopeptide repeat protein, which yields MRRSSFRYTKLTQVCASVLIGGLLAGCAVSPKSDVEPSAYVISQSGISQIAAKTQSGVVTSYDSPNAMLENADMAAFMLEARDAYLKSEKSGAWGFTAVDMMLAGQYTEALTVLNEMPQQTTPWAAMTSDFLRPWILGAKGDVELAKEAMLAQKDTMPNHSFRGYQALLLEGVGLYEEALGIYQQGPDFFVNPDEDDVDTAEAYQKFIAESLAFNAERILALRHADLLVKLDRDAEAMVIYTSLLHANEDDAYTNARMKELSSGEKKVKPFHTAHTALGVALADQAELIQQREVFAGMVLAKGAKSPFNHFLSAIRQTAALLNPSSLEIRQIEADNLYQYGFFDAAARFALAGNVEDDDAKASLLIRASEAHLEAGNSEAMESLNKRALTLTDEPFTLLNIADLMVRISDTDRADALIMQILDKEDLDPKTRAYANILFAENKQQAGDLLAASQAARVAVEVDDSDQTRGFLASTLTKSDVTREEGLDIYRELFIQSPDSPSMMNNFGYALIVNATTDKELDEGFRLLKRANRITPFEPNLLDSLGWAYYLYGDYERAEEYISKALDLFLPFDHWELHSHLGDVYWRLGREDDARASWQTSLDQFPPALDRATIASKLENGLTEAAPVPRVPPFVPKNEAPPKIRSI from the coding sequence ATGCGCCGTTCCTCATTTAGATACACAAAACTAACTCAGGTATGTGCGAGTGTACTGATAGGGGGCTTATTAGCTGGTTGTGCTGTCTCTCCTAAAAGCGATGTTGAACCATCTGCATATGTAATTTCTCAATCGGGTATTTCTCAAATTGCAGCTAAGACTCAGTCTGGTGTAGTGACATCATATGACAGTCCAAATGCGATGCTTGAAAATGCTGATATGGCAGCTTTTATGCTTGAAGCGCGCGATGCCTATCTGAAATCTGAAAAGTCGGGTGCTTGGGGCTTTACTGCGGTCGATATGATGTTGGCCGGCCAATACACTGAAGCGTTGACTGTGCTTAATGAAATGCCGCAGCAAACAACGCCATGGGCGGCGATGACATCTGACTTTTTGCGTCCTTGGATATTGGGTGCAAAAGGAGATGTGGAACTTGCCAAAGAAGCAATGCTTGCACAAAAAGACACAATGCCTAATCACAGCTTTCGTGGGTATCAGGCGCTGCTTTTAGAAGGTGTGGGCCTGTATGAAGAAGCTTTAGGTATATATCAGCAAGGTCCGGATTTTTTCGTAAATCCAGATGAAGATGATGTGGATACTGCTGAAGCCTATCAAAAATTTATCGCTGAAAGTTTGGCATTTAACGCGGAACGCATTTTAGCACTGCGTCATGCTGATTTGCTTGTGAAGCTAGACCGCGATGCCGAAGCGATGGTGATTTACACCTCTTTGCTTCACGCCAATGAAGATGATGCCTACACAAATGCGCGTATGAAAGAATTATCGTCGGGCGAGAAAAAGGTAAAACCATTTCACACAGCTCACACAGCGCTTGGTGTGGCCTTGGCTGACCAAGCCGAGCTTATTCAACAGCGCGAAGTGTTTGCCGGTATGGTATTGGCCAAAGGCGCGAAAAGTCCGTTTAATCACTTTCTAAGCGCGATACGTCAGACGGCGGCTTTGCTAAATCCATCCAGTCTAGAGATCCGTCAGATTGAAGCTGACAATTTGTATCAGTATGGCTTTTTCGATGCTGCTGCTCGATTTGCGCTTGCTGGAAATGTCGAGGATGATGATGCGAAAGCAAGCCTGCTAATTCGTGCCTCAGAAGCGCATCTGGAAGCTGGCAATTCTGAAGCTATGGAAAGCCTGAATAAACGTGCTTTAACGTTGACGGATGAGCCTTTCACATTGCTAAATATCGCTGATTTAATGGTGCGTATCAGTGACACAGATCGCGCTGATGCGTTGATCATGCAAATTCTTGATAAAGAAGATTTAGATCCAAAGACGCGCGCATATGCCAATATCCTATTTGCTGAAAATAAACAGCAAGCGGGTGATTTGCTTGCGGCTTCACAAGCGGCACGCGTGGCTGTGGAAGTTGATGATTCTGACCAAACACGAGGATTTCTAGCGTCGACACTCACCAAATCGGATGTGACGCGCGAAGAAGGGCTGGATATATATCGAGAATTGTTCATTCAGTCCCCTGACAGTCCAAGCATGATGAATAATTTCGGATATGCGTTGATCGTAAACGCAACCACAGACAAAGAACTAGATGAGGGTTTTCGCCTCCTAAAAAGAGCAAACCGTATCACCCCATTTGAGCCAAACCTTTTAGATAGTCTTGGTTGGGCATATTATCTCTATGGTGATTATGAGCGCGCAGAAGAATATATCAGCAAAGCGCTAGATTTGTTTTTGCCATTTGATCATTGGGAATTGCATTCGCATTTAGGCGATGTCTATTGGCGTTTGGGCCGTGAAGATGATGCGCGTGCGTCTTGGCAGACTTCACTTGATCAATTTCCGCCAGCGTTAGATCGCGCAACCATTGCGTCTAAATTGGAAAATGGGCTAACAGAAGCAGCGCCGGTTCCGCGTGTGCCGCCATTTGTACCAAAAAATGAAGCTCCGCCTAAAATACGTTCGATATAG